In one window of Chlamydiota bacterium DNA:
- a CDS encoding radical SAM protein translates to MRVLFINPPECAASGLMDLAAFEPLGLELLAASLAPRHETRLLDLVFEKRDVESAIADFKPGMVCMGCFTSQVYAVRELLRRAKRCDPGLVTVVGGYHPTFMPGDFDEPFVDAVGIGPGVPALAELADTLEAGGDLRLVPGFYIRRGGKMVRTPARALPESLDGEPFPDRKISAAYRMRYHVFGVGPIAVLRTSEGCPFRCTFCCIWDFTGGRYRMRSPELVAEELERIEERYVYIFDDNFFVSRPRVQAIADAVARRGIRKNYWCFGRADFICANPDLVERWAGLGLTNVYIGVESCTDEGLESFNKRSSVATNNEAVRILRRSGITPDLGFIMRPQATKKDFRTLLAYVRSLGIHKEGYAEYMSLTPLPGTQLWSGMQDQLVTRDFRFFDLIFPVLKTALPTRTYFRELTRLYVRTYLNLGLLRRRWRGNPLGLNPLGTLKSVSASFKFLWRLGKACLLGARGYVPRSFARRESDAG, encoded by the coding sequence ATGCGGGTGCTGTTCATCAACCCCCCCGAGTGCGCCGCATCGGGGCTCATGGATCTGGCGGCGTTCGAGCCGCTCGGCCTCGAGCTCCTCGCGGCGAGCCTCGCGCCGCGTCATGAGACCCGCCTGCTGGACCTCGTCTTCGAGAAGAGGGACGTCGAGTCGGCGATCGCTGACTTCAAGCCGGGGATGGTCTGCATGGGCTGCTTTACCTCCCAGGTCTACGCCGTCAGGGAGCTTCTCCGGCGGGCCAAACGCTGCGATCCCGGCCTGGTGACGGTGGTGGGGGGATACCACCCCACGTTCATGCCCGGCGACTTCGACGAACCGTTCGTGGACGCGGTCGGCATCGGTCCGGGCGTCCCCGCGCTCGCGGAACTCGCGGACACGCTCGAGGCCGGCGGCGACCTGCGCCTGGTCCCCGGTTTTTACATCCGCCGCGGCGGGAAGATGGTTCGCACCCCAGCCCGCGCCCTCCCGGAATCGCTCGACGGCGAGCCGTTTCCGGACAGGAAGATCTCCGCCGCGTACAGGATGCGTTACCACGTCTTCGGCGTCGGTCCCATCGCCGTGCTCCGCACGAGCGAGGGGTGCCCGTTCCGGTGCACCTTCTGCTGCATATGGGACTTCACGGGGGGGAGGTACCGGATGCGGTCCCCGGAGCTCGTCGCCGAGGAGCTGGAGCGGATCGAGGAGCGGTACGTGTACATATTCGACGACAACTTCTTCGTCTCCCGCCCGCGCGTGCAGGCGATCGCGGACGCCGTCGCCAGGCGGGGCATCCGGAAGAACTACTGGTGCTTCGGCAGGGCGGATTTCATCTGCGCCAACCCCGACCTGGTGGAGCGATGGGCGGGGCTGGGCCTGACCAACGTCTACATCGGCGTGGAGTCGTGCACCGACGAGGGGCTCGAGTCGTTCAACAAGCGCTCCAGCGTCGCGACGAACAACGAGGCCGTGCGCATACTCCGGCGCAGCGGGATCACGCCGGACCTCGGCTTCATCATGCGTCCGCAGGCGACGAAGAAGGATTTCAGGACGCTCCTCGCCTACGTCAGGTCCCTCGGCATCCACAAGGAGGGGTACGCCGAGTATATGAGTCTGACCCCGCTTCCCGGCACGCAGCTCTGGAGCGGGATGCAGGACCAGTTGGTCACCCGCGACTTCCGCTTCTTCGACCTGATCTTCCCGGTCCTCAAGACGGCGCTTCCGACCCGGACCTATTTCCGCGAACTGACGAGGCTCTACGTGCGGACCTACCTCAACCTCGGCCTCCTGAGGAGAAGATGGAGGGGGAACCCGCTCGGCCTCAATCCGCTGGGGACGCTCAAGAGCGTGTCCGCCTCGTTCAAATTCTTGTGGCGTTTGGGGAAGGCGTGCCTCCTGGGCGCGCGCGGGTATGTCCCCCGGAGCTTCGCGAGGAGGGAATCCGATGCCGGCTGA
- a CDS encoding ABC transporter ATP-binding protein, translating into MREPDAKTPLVRLRGVTKSYGTGALAAEVLKGVDLELEKGEFMVIFGPSGCGKTTLLNIIGALDAPDSGSVLVNGLELSRMRRSELTEFRRAAVGFVFQSYNLLPTLTARENVEAALELLPFSSRREMRERARDYLGRVGLGGRDDAFPDQLSGGEQQRVAIARALSKQPLLVLADEPTGNLDEAMGERIVDLMRELNAAEGATFAIVSHNPRVAERADRIVQLRNGTIAGASGEMGGEAAPHPVRRGSGAPAPDPR; encoded by the coding sequence ATGCGCGAACCGGACGCGAAGACGCCCCTCGTTCGCCTGCGCGGCGTCACCAAATCCTACGGCACCGGCGCCCTCGCCGCAGAGGTCCTCAAGGGCGTCGACCTCGAACTCGAAAAGGGCGAGTTCATGGTGATCTTCGGCCCCTCGGGGTGCGGCAAGACCACCCTCCTCAACATCATCGGGGCGCTCGACGCGCCCGACTCCGGATCGGTGCTCGTGAACGGCCTCGAGTTGAGCCGGATGCGCCGTTCGGAACTGACCGAATTCCGCAGGGCCGCGGTCGGCTTCGTATTCCAGTCGTACAATCTGCTCCCCACCCTCACGGCGCGGGAGAACGTCGAGGCGGCCCTCGAGCTGCTTCCCTTTTCGAGCCGGCGGGAGATGCGGGAGCGGGCGCGCGACTACCTCGGGCGGGTCGGCCTCGGCGGGCGCGACGACGCGTTCCCCGATCAGCTCTCGGGAGGCGAGCAGCAGCGCGTCGCGATCGCCCGGGCCCTTTCAAAACAACCCCTGCTGGTCCTCGCGGATGAGCCCACCGGCAACCTCGACGAGGCGATGGGCGAACGCATCGTCGATCTGATGCGCGAACTGAACGCCGCCGAGGGCGCGACCTTCGCGATCGTCAGCCACAACCCGCGCGTCGCGGAGAGGGCGGACAGGATCGTCCAACTCCGCAACGGCACGATCGCCGGCGCGTCCGGCGAAATGGGAGGGGAGGCGGCACCGCATCCCGTGCGGCGCGGGAGCGGCGCCCCGGCGCCGGATCCGCGCTGA